The following proteins come from a genomic window of Cronobacter muytjensii ATCC 51329:
- the urtC gene encoding urea ABC transporter permease subunit UrtC, with translation MTQPVTLTLVQKAPRLSFIAGGLALAALFALPFLTLLPASHPLAVSTWTLTLMGKILCYAIVAVALDLVWGYAGLLSLGHGIFFALGGYAMGMYLMRQAAGDGLPAFMSFLSWSELPWYWWGTSNFLWALLLVVLVPGLLALVFGFFAFRSKIKGVYFSIITQALTFAGMLLFFRNETGFGGNNGFTGFTTLLGFSLTHTGTRIALFIATLALLLGCLGVGFWLARSKFGRVLTAVRDAESRLMYCGYDPRGFKLLVWTLSAVMCGLAGALYVPQVGIINPGEMSPTNSIEAAIWVALGGRGTLVGPVFGALLVNGAKSLFTVVMPEYWQLFLGLIFIVITLFLPRGVAGLLRRGEK, from the coding sequence ATGACGCAGCCAGTCACCTTAACGCTCGTTCAGAAAGCGCCGCGCCTGAGCTTTATCGCGGGCGGTCTCGCGCTGGCGGCGCTGTTCGCGCTGCCGTTTCTGACGCTGTTGCCGGCAAGCCATCCGCTGGCGGTCTCCACCTGGACGCTGACGCTGATGGGTAAAATTCTCTGCTATGCGATTGTCGCCGTGGCGCTCGATCTGGTCTGGGGTTACGCCGGGCTGCTGTCGCTCGGCCACGGGATTTTCTTCGCGCTTGGCGGCTACGCGATGGGCATGTACCTGATGCGCCAGGCCGCGGGCGACGGCCTGCCCGCGTTTATGTCGTTTCTCTCCTGGAGCGAGCTGCCCTGGTACTGGTGGGGCACGTCGAATTTCCTCTGGGCGCTGCTGCTGGTGGTGCTGGTGCCGGGGCTGCTGGCGCTGGTCTTCGGCTTTTTCGCCTTCCGCTCAAAAATCAAAGGCGTCTATTTCTCCATCATTACTCAGGCGCTGACGTTTGCAGGCATGCTGCTCTTTTTCCGCAATGAAACCGGCTTTGGCGGCAATAACGGCTTCACCGGTTTCACCACGCTGCTCGGCTTTTCACTGACCCACACCGGCACGCGTATTGCGCTGTTTATCGCGACGCTGGCTCTGCTGCTGGGCTGTCTTGGCGTCGGATTCTGGCTTGCGCGCAGCAAGTTTGGCCGGGTGCTGACGGCGGTGCGCGACGCCGAGAGCCGCCTGATGTATTGCGGCTACGATCCGCGCGGCTTCAAGCTGCTGGTCTGGACGCTGTCGGCGGTGATGTGCGGGCTGGCGGGCGCGCTCTACGTGCCGCAGGTCGGCATTATCAACCCGGGCGAAATGTCGCCCACTAACTCCATCGAAGCGGCTATCTGGGTGGCGCTCGGCGGGCGCGGCACGCTGGTAGGCCCGGTGTTCGGCGCGCTGCTGGTAAACGGCGCGAAAAGCCTCTTCACCGTGGTGATGCCGGAGTACTGGCAGCTTTTCCTCGGGCTTATTTTTATTGTTATCACCCTGTTTCTGCCGCGCGGCGTGGCGGGGCTTCTGCGCAGAGGAGAGAAATAA
- the urtB gene encoding urea ABC transporter permease subunit UrtB, whose product MTLFRWLMVAALLLPWVARAADADDFAASSRSQQAALLQTWATNPDAARLPLLVSLNQENLVVDSEKHPFAQRADGLTPLGRAATPAGALKPLRLTNRLRNLAAAALATHRLVSDNVTERLEAARALQRDADPQMAPLLTQRLATEKENNVREALTTALASLQLTSPDAAVRLNAVTLLGESGDPQTRARLQPYTQAATEPDARVREAATVSVRAIERRLMAGDLLGQAFMGLSLGSILLLAALGLAITYGLLGVINMAHGEMLMLGAYATWCVQNALATFAPQWLAFYPLLALPVAFLVTACAGMALERTIIRHLYGRPLETLLATWGISLMIIQLVRMAFGAQNVEVANPAWLSGGVQVLPNLILPWNRLVVMGFVLLVLFFTWLVLNKTRLGMNVRAVTQNRAMAACCGVPTGRVDMLAFGLGSGIAGLGGVALSQLGNVGPELGQGYIIDSFLVVVLGGVGQLAGSVAAAFGLGIFNKILEPQVGAVLGKIAILVMVILFIQKRPQGLFALKGRAVE is encoded by the coding sequence ATGACATTATTTCGCTGGCTGATGGTCGCCGCCTTGCTGCTGCCGTGGGTTGCCCGCGCCGCCGATGCCGATGATTTCGCAGCGAGCAGCCGCAGCCAGCAGGCCGCGCTGCTGCAAACCTGGGCGACCAACCCGGACGCCGCGCGTCTGCCGCTGCTGGTATCGCTCAACCAGGAAAACCTGGTGGTGGATAGCGAAAAACACCCGTTCGCGCAGCGCGCCGACGGCCTGACGCCGCTTGGCCGCGCCGCGACGCCTGCGGGCGCGCTTAAACCCCTGAGGCTTACCAACCGCCTGCGCAATCTGGCGGCTGCGGCGCTGGCGACGCATCGCCTGGTAAGTGACAACGTCACGGAAAGACTTGAGGCCGCCCGCGCATTACAGCGCGACGCCGACCCGCAGATGGCGCCTTTACTGACGCAGCGCCTGGCGACGGAGAAAGAAAACAACGTGCGCGAGGCGCTGACGACGGCGCTCGCCAGCCTCCAGCTCACCAGCCCCGACGCCGCGGTGCGCTTAAACGCCGTCACGCTGCTTGGCGAATCGGGCGACCCGCAGACCCGCGCGCGGTTGCAGCCTTATACGCAGGCGGCGACTGAGCCGGACGCCCGCGTGCGTGAGGCCGCCACGGTCAGCGTGCGGGCGATAGAGCGCCGCCTGATGGCGGGCGACCTGCTCGGTCAGGCGTTTATGGGGCTGTCGCTTGGATCGATCCTGCTGCTCGCCGCACTCGGCCTCGCTATCACATATGGGCTGCTTGGCGTCATTAACATGGCCCACGGCGAAATGCTCATGCTCGGCGCTTACGCCACCTGGTGCGTGCAAAACGCGCTGGCCACCTTTGCGCCGCAGTGGCTGGCGTTCTATCCGCTGCTGGCGCTGCCCGTGGCGTTTCTGGTGACGGCCTGCGCCGGCATGGCGCTTGAGCGCACTATCATCCGTCATCTCTACGGGCGACCGCTTGAGACGCTGCTCGCCACCTGGGGCATCAGCCTGATGATTATTCAGCTGGTGCGTATGGCGTTCGGCGCGCAGAACGTTGAGGTGGCGAACCCCGCGTGGCTCTCCGGCGGTGTCCAGGTGCTGCCGAACCTGATCCTGCCGTGGAACCGCCTGGTGGTGATGGGCTTCGTGCTGCTGGTGCTGTTCTTCACCTGGCTTGTGCTGAACAAAACGCGCCTTGGGATGAACGTGCGGGCGGTAACGCAAAACCGCGCGATGGCGGCCTGCTGCGGCGTGCCGACCGGGCGCGTCGATATGCTCGCCTTCGGGCTCGGCTCCGGCATCGCGGGCCTCGGCGGCGTTGCGCTGTCGCAGCTCGGCAATGTCGGGCCGGAACTCGGCCAGGGCTATATCATTGACTCCTTTTTAGTGGTGGTGCTGGGCGGGGTGGGCCAGCTGGCGGGCAGCGTCGCGGCGGCGTTCGGTCTTGGCATCTTCAATAAAATTCTTGAGCCGCAGGTGGGCGCCGTGCTCGGTAAAATCGCCATCCTGGTAATGGTCATCCTGTTTATCCAGAAACGCCCGCAGGGGCTGTTCGCACTCAAAGGGAGGGCCGTGGAATGA